From Chryseotalea sp. WA131a:
GTGGCCTCGCCCATAATTACTTCCACCAATTTCATCACCGGTGCAGGGTTAAAAAAATGCAAGCCCAGGCATAGGCTTGGGTTTTGCAAAACAGCCGCGATTTGGGTGATGGGTATGGACGATGTGTTGGTAGCCAATATAGCCTTGCCTTCATTTATCTTCTCTAATTCTAAAAACAAGTTTTGTTTTGCCGCCAACTTCTCTACTACTGCTTCGATAACCACATCGGCTTTCAATGATATACTATTTTTTTCTACCGATAATCTTGACAGTGTGGCTACTTTGCTGTCTGCTGAAATTTTGTTCTTACTCACCAACTGACTTAGGTTAGCTTTGATAGACTCCAGTGCCTTGAAGGAAAGTGTTTCATCCAAATCATACAACTTAGTTGTGTAACCAGCAGCGGCACTTACTTGGGCAATTCCTTGGCCCATCGTTCCTGCACCTATCACTGCCACCGATTTTATTTCGGGCAACATTAGAGTACGGAGCTAAACTGCTTCAAAAAGCGAACATCATTTTCTGAAAACAACCGAAGGTCGTTAATGCTGTAGCGCAACATGGTGATGCGCTCTATGCCCATACCAAAAGCAAAGCCTGTAAATTCTTCAGGGTCGATGTTTACATGACGCAACACATTGGGGTGCACCATTCCAGAACCCGCAATTTCTACCCAGCCGCTGTACTTACACACGTTGCACCCTTTGCCATGGCAAATCAAGCACGAGATGTCAATCTCGGCACTCGGCTCTGTGAAAGGAAAGAAAGACGGGCGCAAACGTATTTTGGTTTCTTGCCCAAACATTTCTTTGGCAAAATGATACAAGGTCTGTTTTAAATCGCGAAAGCTGACATTCTTATCGACATACAAACCCTCTACTTGGTGGAAGAAGCAATGTGCGCGTGCTGAAATAGCTTCGTTGCGATACACCCGCCCTGGCATGATCGATCGGATGGGAGGTTTTTGGTTTTCCATTAAACGTATCTGCACATTGGAGGTGTGAGTACGTAGCAGCATGTCGGAGTTTTCTTCTGTAGATTTCTCAACAAAAAAAGTGTCCTGCATTTCGCGGGCGGGGTGGTTGGCGGGGAAATTTAAGGCAGAGAAATTATGCCAATCGTCTTCCACTTCGGGGCCATCGCTTACATTAAAACCAAGACGCTCAAAGATTTCGATAATTCGATAACGCGTTAAATTGAGCGGATGCAGATTGCCTGTTTTGTTGGGAACGATGGGCAATGAAAGATCAATCGCTTCACCAGAGGAAGTTGATGTATTATCAATTGCTTCCTGCCACGATTTGAATTTTGCCTCCGCTAGTTGCTTGAGGTCGTTCAATACTTTACCCAGTTTTTTTTTCTCCTCTGGAAGAGCTGTTTTCAAATCATCAAACAAGTTTGAAACCGCTCCCTTTTTGCTAATGAACTTCAACCGAAAGTTTTCCAAATCATCTTTCGACTTCACCAAAAAGGCTTCTACCTCTTGTTGTATCTCCTTTACTTTTTCTTCCATATTCAATGCTCAGCGCTGAGCCTTCTTGACAATAAAATTAATAATCAGGCAAATACCAATAACCAATGGCAAAATTAACTTATCGGATTGGTTTCTCAACAGGTAGGCCAACAGAATAAAGAAGAGGTTGATGGTTACCAAAACGATGACCGTCTTGTGATGTGAGAAGTTTAGGTTCAACAATTGGTGATGCAAATGGTTGCGATCTGCCTTGAAAGGAGATTGCATTTTTCGCACCCTCAAAATGATGACACGCAGTGTATCGAAAACTGGTATAATCACCACACAGAGGGCGGTGGAGACTGACGACTCAAATTTGGCCGCATGCCCCACTGGCAATTGAAAATTGGCATTGATGAATTGAATAGCCATGAACGAAAGCAAGAAGCCAATCATTAAAGCGCCCGTATCGCCCATAAAAATTTTGGAGGGCTGCCAATTAAAAAACAAAAAACCCAGTATTGCCCCAGCAAATGTCATCGCTACCAAACTGAACACCATATTATCAATGGCATAAAACCAAAGCCCGAAAAAAATCAAACCAACCATCCCAATCGAGCCGGCTAAACCATCTACTCCATCAATTAAATTATAGGCATTGGTAAGAATAATCAAGGTTAAAATACTGATGAACCAAATGACCCATGTGGGCACAAATGGCAGATCGATCAGGCCATAGGTTGAGTTGAGGGTTACGTTATCTAAAAAAACCAGCAACAAAACAGGCAAAAATTGACTGTATAATTTTTGCTTTGGCGTAAGTGCCAGCACATCATCGCGCAAGCCAATTATAAACATAACTGAAATGGAAATAAAAAAATATTTTTGTGCTCCCCAATCAGTCAAGGAAAGAGACATTAATAGAGCGAATATTGCCCCGAGAAAAATCGCCACTCCGCCCATGGAAGGTTTGAAGTCCGAATGAATTTTGTGATTGCCCGGAGAGTCATAAAGCTTCCACTGACTCAGAATTTTGATGAGCACAGGCATCACCAAAAAGGAGATTAAGAACGAAATGGCTGTATAAAGAAGAAGTCGGATGATAAAAGAATATTTGAAATTAGTAGCAAGGTAGTTAAAATGCCTTATCACTTCCTCGTATCAAGCTTACTACCGTCAAGAAAACGATCTTAATATCAAGCCAAAAAGACCAATTTTCAATATAGTAACGGTCTAATCGCACTCGGTTTTCCATATCAGATAAGTTTTTGGTTTCGCCTCGGTAGCCCATGCATTGAGCAAGTCCGGTGATGCCAGGTTTAATGTAATGCCTTCCCAAAAAATTTTCGATTAATTTGCTATATTGTTCGTTGTGCTTTAGCATGTGCGGCCGAGGACCAATCAATGACATATCTCCAATCAAAACATTAATAAATTGAGGGAATTCGTCTATGCTACTTTTACGTAAAAACTTTCCGATTTGAGTGATGCGGCTATCTCCCTTTGTAGCTTGAGTTAAATCTGCTTCTTGATTTACCACCATGGTTCTGAATTTAATGCAGCCGAAAGGAATGCTTTTCTCGCCATTTCGCTGTTGAACAAAGAAAACAGGGCCCCGTGAATCTAACTTTATCAATAATGCTATAAGGGGAACTAACCATGATAAAACAATGATACAAAACAAAATTGTGAAAGCTAGATCAAAGGTTCTTTTCAAGAGCTGATTTATCGACTCATCAAGAGGTATAACGGCAATATCCTGTAAATTTTTTTGATCATCTATTTGTATGGCGCGAGTGGCTTTGGCATCCATTACAATTTTGACATTAATCAGCGAATCCAATCCAAAGTTTACGAGCCTGTTCAATTGGGTTTCACTAACATTTGGAATACAACAAAAAATCATGTGAACGTCATTCTCTTCGCAAAATTGTTCAATCTCTTCAACAAAGAAGTAATCGGCATTAAAATCAAAATACCTAAGAAACCTCAATTTTTCATCTGGGTTCCGCAGGTAGTATTTTCTTACGTCATAAGAAATTTCGTTCCTTCCAATTAATATAAAATCCCTAACAATCTCTTTTGATTGTATCTTCCTAAGGTATAAAACAAAAAATTTGAATAGATAAAAGCAGGGTATAAAAATAACGTACACAATTGCAATCTGCTGTATAGAATAGCTGCGCCTGAAGAAAAAAATCAATGAAACCACTACCGATAGATGAATAAATAGAAAAACAAATTGGCTCTTAAAAATCTTTGTCAATGACCATGATTTGGAAACCGAATAGGGGTTGGCCACGAGTACAAGAAAAAACCAAG
This genomic window contains:
- a CDS encoding exopolysaccharide biosynthesis polyprenyl glycosylphosphotransferase, yielding MPQLIRLLFIIADLLFLNLSIYLSYLTQFSRGDQVNELYLIIYSNLAWFFLVLVANPYSVSKSWSLTKIFKSQFVFLFIHLSVVVSLIFFFRRSYSIQQIAIVYVIFIPCFYLFKFFVLYLRKIQSKEIVRDFILIGRNEISYDVRKYYLRNPDEKLRFLRYFDFNADYFFVEEIEQFCEENDVHMIFCCIPNVSETQLNRLVNFGLDSLINVKIVMDAKATRAIQIDDQKNLQDIAVIPLDESINQLLKRTFDLAFTILFCIIVLSWLVPLIALLIKLDSRGPVFFVQQRNGEKSIPFGCIKFRTMVVNQEADLTQATKGDSRITQIGKFLRKSSIDEFPQFINVLIGDMSLIGPRPHMLKHNEQYSKLIENFLGRHYIKPGITGLAQCMGYRGETKNLSDMENRVRLDRYYIENWSFWLDIKIVFLTVVSLIRGSDKAF
- the pheS gene encoding phenylalanine--tRNA ligase subunit alpha; this encodes MEEKVKEIQQEVEAFLVKSKDDLENFRLKFISKKGAVSNLFDDLKTALPEEKKKLGKVLNDLKQLAEAKFKSWQEAIDNTSTSSGEAIDLSLPIVPNKTGNLHPLNLTRYRIIEIFERLGFNVSDGPEVEDDWHNFSALNFPANHPAREMQDTFFVEKSTEENSDMLLRTHTSNVQIRLMENQKPPIRSIMPGRVYRNEAISARAHCFFHQVEGLYVDKNVSFRDLKQTLYHFAKEMFGQETKIRLRPSFFPFTEPSAEIDISCLICHGKGCNVCKYSGWVEIAGSGMVHPNVLRHVNIDPEEFTGFAFGMGIERITMLRYSINDLRLFSENDVRFLKQFSSVL
- a CDS encoding 3-hydroxybutyryl-CoA dehydrogenase yields the protein MLPEIKSVAVIGAGTMGQGIAQVSAAAGYTTKLYDLDETLSFKALESIKANLSQLVSKNKISADSKVATLSRLSVEKNSISLKADVVIEAVVEKLAAKQNLFLELEKINEGKAILATNTSSIPITQIAAVLQNPSLCLGLHFFNPAPVMKLVEVIMGEATSQEVAGKMRTFSLSLGKNPVMVKDSPGFIVNRVARHYYVEALKLLEEGVATHAQIDALLRSAGFKMGPFELMDLIGVDVNLAVTTSLYDSFNQAHRFKPNPIQQRKVKDGDLGKKTGKGFYEYAK
- a CDS encoding undecaprenyl/decaprenyl-phosphate alpha-N-acetylglucosaminyl 1-phosphate transferase, which translates into the protein MIRHFNYLATNFKYSFIIRLLLYTAISFLISFLVMPVLIKILSQWKLYDSPGNHKIHSDFKPSMGGVAIFLGAIFALLMSLSLTDWGAQKYFFISISVMFIIGLRDDVLALTPKQKLYSQFLPVLLLVFLDNVTLNSTYGLIDLPFVPTWVIWFISILTLIILTNAYNLIDGVDGLAGSIGMVGLIFFGLWFYAIDNMVFSLVAMTFAGAILGFLFFNWQPSKIFMGDTGALMIGFLLSFMAIQFINANFQLPVGHAAKFESSVSTALCVVIIPVFDTLRVIILRVRKMQSPFKADRNHLHHQLLNLNFSHHKTVIVLVTINLFFILLAYLLRNQSDKLILPLVIGICLIINFIVKKAQR